GGGTCGGAGGTTCGAATCCTCTCTCCTCGACCAACATCGCGTCCAACTGCACAAGTTGGACGTCTTTTTGTTCTCCCTTGGCCTGGGGTCTGGTAACTCAGATGTCATACGTCTAACGTCAAAGAAGGGAATCTACCCCTAGGTGTACGAGCTTTGCTCGTCCCGCCAGGGAATCTATCCTCCGGGTGTACGGAGTTTGCTCCGTCCCGAGACGCTTCCTTCGCCGCCAGTAGGCGGGGTAGGGAATCTACCAAAAAACCCCCGCGTTTAGCGTCTGGCGTTTTGCGTATTGCGTATGACGTACGACGTACGACGTAGGACGTATACCAACATACCAACCCCACCCCAGCCCTCCCCTGCTAGGGGAGGGAGAGAGCATCCTGCGTATAGCGTACTTGCCCCCACCACCGAAAAGAGGTGGCTGGTGGGTGCTCGCTTCGGGTATCCTGACCCGGATGAAGCTTCAGATTCTCGGCGGAACAGCCCGGGGAGTTCGGCTCGAGGTTCCTGCCTCCGCCCGGCCCTCCCCGGTGCGCCTGCGCAAAGCCCTTTTCGACTACCTCCGCTCGCGCTACCCCCGCAGGGGGCGCTTCCTAGACCTTTACGCCGGGAGCGGAGCCATCGGGCTCGAGGCCGCCTCTGAGGGCTTCGAGGCCGTACTGGTGGAAAAAGATCCCCAAGCGGTGCGGATTCTCCGCACCAACGCCCTCAAGGCCCGCCTCGAGGTCCGCATCGAACCCCAGCCGGTGGAGCGCTACCTTGCGCTGGCGGCCCGCCGCGGCGAGCGGTTTACGGTGGCCTTTATGGCTCCGCCTTATCCCCACGACTTGCTCGAGGATTTTGAACGTTTACTGCAAGCAGACCTGGCTGCTCCCGAAGGTATCTACATCCTGCAACACCCTACCGAACTCTATCTGCCGCAAGGAGAGCGGCGGGTGTACGGAGCCAATGCCATCACGATCGTAGAGAGGCAATAGGTGCTTTTGGGAAGTGCGCCTGAGGCAAAAGTTGCAATCCTCACTCGAGCTTTTTCCGTCAACGACGGTCGCGGCAGCTGTAGTGCGGGCGGGGCTGCCTAATTGCCCGCTGCATGGCCGCTACCGGGAGTCAGCACCCGGGGGCCCGCCAGCTCCACCACCCGGTCGAAGCGGCCGTGCAGTGCCTCGTCCCCGTGCAGCACCACGACCAAGGCCTTTCCCGCGGTTCGGCGTAGGATCAGCTCGAGCACCCCCTCGCGGCTCTCGGGGTCCAGGTTGGCTAGGGGCTCGTCCAGGAGGTAGAGGTCGGCCTCTTCGCACAGCAGCGCGCCGACGGCGGCCCTCTGCCGCTGCCCCGAGGACAGGGCCTCCGGGCGGCGGTCTTCCAGGCCCTCCAGCCCCAGCTCCCGGCGGAGCCCGGCGTCGGGGACCAGCTCGCGTACCGCCAGGGGCGGCAGTTCGGGAGGGGCAGTAAGCGCGGCCACCCGCCCGGGCAGCTCCACCTCGCCCTCTTGGGGGGCTAAAGCCTGCGGGGGAAGCTGGCGGCCCTTGGCCTCGAGCCGGGGCACGTGATGGCCGCGCCCTGGTGGTAGCTTTCTTGCCCCCGTAGGTCAATATGGATGGGGAAAAGGGGGGCAAGATGCCCCCTTCCCCGTTCGTCAGAGGCGGTTGAGCCGCCTGACCTCGGCCTTCCCCCAGCCCTCGGCTTCCCGGCTGCACTTGAGCAGGTTTTCGGGCAGCTCCGGCAGGCGCTCCTTGAGCGCAGCGAAGGCCCGCTCGAGGCCCGTCCGCCGCATTCCCAGGTCGAGGGCCACCCGGCCTCCGAAGCGCCAGGCCGCCAGCCAGAAGGCCCAGGCGTTCTGCGGGGTGGGTTCTGCCCGGCAGAGCGGGCCATCCTTGAGCAGCCCGGCCTTTTCATCCAGCCCCAGCCGCTCCAGATCTGCCAGCCAGCCCTTCCACCCCTCCTCGGGGAGCCGCCGCGCCGGGCATTGCTCCAGTTGACAAAGCCAAAAAGCTGAGGTAAATTCGGGCTACAAAAACGATTTCGGAAACGATTTTTGCACGTCACCCACGCCATGTTGCCGAAAGGGGGTCATGAACACACGCGTCTCCATCCAGGATGTGGCCCAGCTCGCCGGGGTCGCCGTAAGTACGGTCTCCAGGGTGCTCAACGGCTACCGCGACGTGTCCGAGGAGACCCGGGCCAAAGTGCAGCGCGCCGTTGAGCAGCTTGGCTACCGGCCCAACCAGGCCGCCCGCACCTTCCGCACCGGCAAGACCCAGTCGGTCTCAGTCCTGCTGCCCATGATCGGCACCGACTTCTACAACCGCCTGATCAACGGCATCGACCAGGGGCTCGCCCAGCGCGACTACGACGCCGGGCTCTTCCCCCTGCTGAGCCCGCGCCGCCTCGAGCGCTACCGCAATCCCTCCGCTCCCCCCTACAACGCCGACGGCCTGATCCTGGCCTCGCTCAACCCTGACCGCCTCTTCGAGGGGGGCAGAATCCCCGCCGACCTGCCCACCGTCCTCGTCGACATCGCCCACTCCGCCTACGACAGCGTGACCGTGGACCACCTCGCAGGGGGCTACCTCGCGGGCCGGCACCTCCTCGAGCGCCCCGCCCCGACCTTCGTGGTCATGATCGAGGAGCGCTTCGACACCCCCTTCGCCAGCGGGGTCTTCCGCGAGCGCCTCAGGGGTTTCCAGCGGGCCCTGGAGGAGGGCTCGGTAGAGTTGCCCAGGGATCACATAATCACCGTCGAGTTCAGCTGGGATGGGGGTCGCCTGGCAGCAAAGGAGATCCTTCGCAGGCTCGACGGCCCGGCCAACATCTTCGCCACCTGCGACCTGCTGGCCCAGGGGCTCATTGACGAGTTTGCCCACAAGGGCATCGGGGTCGGGGGTGAGGTACGGCTGGTGGGCTACGACGATCAGCCCTGGGCTGAGGCCTACGGGTTGTCGACCGTGAAGCAGCCCATCGAGTCGATGGGGGGGCTGGCCGCGCGGCTACTGCTGCAACGGCTCGAGCGCCCCACCGCCGAGGTCACCCACCGGGTGCTCAGCCCGCGGTTGGTGGTGCGGGCGTCGTCCAGGGTCCAAGGTACAGGGGGGTGAGGCAGTTGTAAAACCTAACGCTAACGGCACCGAGAATCCGCTCCTCGCACATAAATAAATGCGCTGTTGAGAAGGAGAAAAGTATGAAAGCACACTGGCTCAAGGCGATCGCAACCGCTGCCCTCGCGCTCCTCAGCCTGGGCACGGCCTAGAAACTCACCTTCTGGCACTACTGGGACGGGGCCAATGGGCAGGTCCTGCAAGGCCTCATCGAGCGCTACCAGAAGGAGCACCCGGGGGTCACCATCGAGGCGGTGTTCGTACCCGGGGGCGAGCTGTTGGCCAAGCTGCAGACCGCCATCACCGCCCGGCAGACCCCCACCATGGCCATCTCCGACCTGGTGGCCATGCCCCTGCTCACCCAGAGCGGCGCGCTGGCCCCGCTCGATGACTACATCCGCCAGAGCAGCCTCAACCTCGCCGACTACTTCCCCGGCCCCCTGGTCTACGGGCTCTACCAGGGCAAGCGCTACAGCCTGCCGGTGAGCGCTTCCAACCTGGGGCTGTTCTGGAACAAGAACCTCTTCCGGGCTGCCGGGCTCGACCCCAACCGCCCCCCGCGCAACTGGGACGAACTCCTGCGCTTTGCCAAGCAGATCAAGGAGAAGACCGGCAAGTGGGGTATAGAGCTCTTCACCCAGGGCGGCGAGGGCACTACCTGGCAGACCCAGGTGTACTTCTGGGGTGCGGGGGCCGAGTTCCTCAATGCTTCCAACACCGCCCCGGCCTTCAACTCACCCCAGGGGGTGCGGGCTCTGCAGTTCCTGGTGGATCTGGTGCAGAAGGAGAAGGTAGCTCCGGTAGCCCCCTGGGGGCTGTTCGGACGGGGCGAAGCCGCTATGGTGATGGACGGCTCCTGGATGACCCAGTTCTTCCCGCAGCAGGTCAATTTCGAACTGGGTGCCGCTCCCTTCCCGTATCCCGCTGGTGGACGTCCGGCCACCAACATGGGCGGCGAGCAGATCTTCATCTTCCAGAACGCCGACGCGGCCACGGCCAGGGCCGCCTGGGACTTCATCAACTGGTTCAGCAGCACGCCCGTACAGGTGGAGTGGGACCGGGGGACCGGCTTCCTCCCGGTGCGCCGCTCGGTGGCGAACGACCCGGCCTACCGGGCCTGGGTGAGCAACGCCCGCCCCCTCATGCGGCCCTTCGTCGACTCGATGGCCTTCGCCAAGCCGCGCCCGCCGGTGGCCCGCTACCCCCAGATCTCGGATATCTTTGCCAAATACGTGCAAGAAGCCCTGCTGGGACGGCTGAGCCCCAAGGAAGCGCTGGACCGCGCGGCCCAGGAAGTCACGCCGCTGCTGCGCTAACCCTGAGGAGCCTGCGGTGAACGGGGTTCGCCTCCAGCAAACGCCTTCCAGAGCCTCGCGGTGGGGGCGAACCCTGGGCGAGTGGCCGGCTGCCCTGTTTTTCCTGCTGCCCACGGTGGCGGTGCTGGGTACCTTCAACTTCTACCCAGCCCTCTACTCGCTCTACCTCTCGCTCTTCGAGTGGAACGGCCTCTCCCCGACCCGCGAGTTCGTGGGGCTGGCCAACTACGCGCGGCTGCTGGCTTCTGGGGAGTTCTGGAACTCGCTGCGGGTCACCCTGCTTTACGCGGGCGGGGTGACCCTCTTGGCGCTGGCCCTGGGCCTGGGGGTGGCGGTGCTGCTCAACCAGCCTATTCGGGGGCAGGCCCTCTACCGGGTGCTCTACTTCCTGCCGGTGATCACCCCCACCGTGGCCAGCGGGGTGGTGTGGAAGTACCTTTTCGACCCCACCCAGGGGGTGGTGAACCGGGGCTTGGGTGGGGTAGGAATAACCGGCCCTTCCTGGCTCAGCGACCCCTCCTGGGCCCTGGTGGCGGTGGTCGTGGTGGGGGTGTGGAAGCGGGTGGGCTTCAACATGGTGGTCTACCTGGCGGCCCTGCAGGGCATCCCAAGGACCTACTATGAAGCAGCCCAGCTCGACGGGGCCGGACCCTGGCAGCAGTTCCGCCACATCACCCTCCCCCTGCTCGCCCCCACCACCTTCTTCCTGGTCGTCACCGCCCTCATCGACGCCTTCCAGGTCTTCGACCTGGTCTACGTGATGACCTCGGGCGGGCCGTTGGGGAGCACCGATGTGCTGGGCTACTACCTCTACCGGCAGGGCTTTCGCTACAGCGAGCTGGGCTTCGCCTCGGCGGTAGCCTACGTGATGTTCGCCCTGATCTTCGCCGTGACCGTGATCCAGTTCCGCCTAACCCGGGGAGGTCAGGGGAATGGCTAGGTCTTTGAAGGCCGTGCTGACCCACCTGCTGCTGGCAGGCGGGGCCTTCCTCTCGGCCATGCCCTTCTTGTGGATGCTCACCACCGCGCTCAAGCCGGAGAGCGCCCTGTACCAGCCCCCTCTGCTGTTCCCGGTGCATTTCCAGTGGGAGAACTTCGCCAAAGCCTGGCAGGCCGCGCCCTTCCCCCGCTTCTTCCTCAACAGCGCGGTGATGACGGTGGGGATCGTGTTGGCCCAGACCCTCTTCTCGGCCATGGCCGGCTACGCCTTCGCCCGGATGCGCTTCGCGGGGCGGGATCTGCTGTTTTTCTTCGTGCTGGGCACCATGATGATCCCTTTCCCGGTGACCCTCATCCCCAGCTTCCTGGTGGTGAACTGGCTGGGCTGGATCGACACCTACAACGCCCTCATCGTCCCGCGGGCGGTCTCGGCCTTTGCCATCTTCCTCTTCCGCCAGTTCTTCCTCTCGCTGCCCAAAGAGCTCGAGGAGGCCGCCCTGATGGATGGGGCCGGGCGTCTGACCATCTTCTTCCGCGTCGTGCTGCCCCTGTCCACCCCGGTGATCGCGGCCAGCGCGATCTTCTCCTTCCTCTTCGCCTGGAACGACTTCCTGTGGCCGCTCTTGGTGACCAACTCCCCGGACATGCGCACCGTGCAGGTGGGCCTGGCCATGTTCCAGGGGCAGTACGGGGTGTTCTGGACTTTGCTTTGCGCTGCTGCCACCATCGTCACGCTGCCCGCCGTCCTGGCCTTCCTCGCCGCGCAGCGGCAGTTCATCGCCGGCATCACCAACACCGGCCTCAAGGAGTAGCCCGTGCAGATCCCCGACTGGGTTAAGGACGCTATTTTTTACCAGATCTTCCCCGAGCGCTTCAAAAACGGCGACCCCGCCAACGACCCACCCGGCACCGAGCCCTGGGGAAGGGCCCCCACCCGCGACAACTTCCTCGGGGGGGACCTCGAGGGCGTCATCCAGGGCCTCGATTACATCGCCGACTTGGGCTGCAACGCCCTCTACCTGACCCCCATCTTCAAGGCGGCTACCAACCATAAGTACGACACCCACGACTACTTCCAGATTGACCCCCACTTCGGCGACGACGCCACCTTCGACCGGCTGGTGGCCGAGATCAAACGGCGGGGGATGCGGCTGGTGCTGGATGGGGTGTTCAACCACTGCGGCGTGGGCTTCGCGCCCTTCAAGGACGTGCTCGAGCAGGGCGAGCGCTCACGCTACCGCGACTGGTTCACCCCCTACAGCTTCCCCCTCCAGCCCGAGCTGCCCAACTACGCCACCTGCGGCGGGGTGGGCTATTTGCCCCGGCTCAACACCAGGAACCCCGAGGTCGAGGCCTTCGTGCACAAGGTGGTGTTCTACTGGTTGGAGCGCGGCATCGACGGTTGGCGCATGGATGTGGCCTACGAGATCGAGACCCCTTTCTGGCAAAGACTGCGGCAGGTGGTGAAGGCGCGCTACCCCGAAGCCTACCTGGTGGCCGAGGAGTGGCGCGACCCCTGGCCCTTCCTGCAGGGCGACACCTTCGACGGGGTGATGCACTACCGGCTGCGCGAGCTGCTCTTCGACTTCTTTCTCAAGAACGCCCTGGCCGCCGATAGCTTTGCCCGGGCCCTCACCCTGCTGCGCGAGCGGCTGCCCGAGGGTTCGGAGTGGGGAATGCTGACCCTCCTGGGCAGCCACGACACCCCCCGCGTCCTCACCGAGTGCGGCGGCGACCGCGAGGCCGTGCAGCTCCTCTTCACCTTCCTCCTCACCTACCCCGGCGCCCCGATGCTCTACTACGGCGACGAGAACGGGATGGAGGGAGGTAACGACCCCGACTGCCGCCGCCCGATGGTCTGGGAGCCAGAGCGCTGGAAGCCGGAGGTCCGCGCCGCCGTGCGCCAACTGCTGGCCCTGCGCCGGGCGCACCCCATGCTGCGGCGGGGCGCCTTTGAGATAGCCTACGCCGAGGACCGGGTGTTCGCCTTCTACCGGGTGCTGGGCGGGGAACGGGCGCTGGTGGTGCTCAACAATACTCGGGTACCCCGTGAACTTGCTCTACCGGTAAGCTTTCCCGAGGGAACCCGGCTTGTTGAGGTCCTGGGTTGCCGGACGTACACAGTGGAAAACGGCCGTATCAAGTTCACCCCCATGGAGCCCCGCAGGGCGTGGGTGCTGCTCGAGGCCGGGCGCCTGGGTACTGATCTCTCTGCAACCTAAACGGCCCCGCCCGCGGAGGGGCGGCTTCATCAGCCTCCTCCGCCCGGGCGCTATCCTGAAAGGTGCATGGGCGCCGAGCGCAAACCCCCGCTCGAGGCCTACCGCCGCAAGCGGGACTTCGGCCGCACCCCCGAGCCGGCCGGCGAGGCACGAGGCGCCGCGGGGCCGCCGATCTTCGTCGTCCAGAAGCACGCTGCCTGCAGCCTGCACTACGACTTCCGCCTCGAGGTGGACGGGGTCTTGAAGTCCTGGGCCGTCCCCAAGGACAAGCGCCTGGCGGTCATGGTCGAGGACCACCCCTTGGGCTACGCCGATTTCGAGGGAGTGATCCCGGCGGGGCAGTACGGCGGGGGCACCGTGCTGGTGTGGGACCGGGGCACCTACCGCAACCTGCTGGCCGAGCGGGAGCCGCAGCTGTCGATGCGGTAGGCTCTCGAGCGGGGGCGCGTGGAGGTGTGGCTGGAGGGCCACAAGCTGCGGGGCGGCTACACCCTCGTCCGTTTCCGGCCCCGGGAGAACCACTGGCTGCTGATTAAGACGGACGACCCCAAGGCCAGCGCGCAGCGCGACCCAGTGCGCGACGAGCCCCGCTCGGTGCTGAGCGGCCGCACGCTCGAGGAGATCGCCGCCCGGCGGAAGCGGTAGGGCAGCGGGCCAGGGCCACGGAGGCTCTCGTGTACCTCAACAACAACGCGGCGGCCTGCGTGCTTACACCTCCAGGAGCGGGCTCGAGCTGTGTGCTCTGAGGCCCGTGGACGGGGCAGAATAGGCCATAGGAGGCTGCATGGGGAGCTTTGCCTTCCAGCACTCCGCCGGAGGGGTGGCGGAGGCCGGGTCCTCCTGATCCGGACGCACGGCCGCTGATCTGCCGACTTGGGTCAGGCCCGCCGGCCCTAGGCGCCCTCGAGCGCTCCCCGCCGCAGGTCCAGCTCGGCCCGCAGGACGATTTGCATGGCGTGGGACCACAGCAGCGGGTGGGCGGGGGCACCCCACTGCCGGGTCCAGTAGTCCAGGAAGCGGGGGTTGGTGCTGGGGACCGCCACCTGCTCGGGCAGCAGCCCCTGCCCGTCGCGCCGGGCCTCCACCCAGGCGTAGAGCTCCTCCGCGCGCCGCAGGTCGCCCGCGCGGGCGTGGTACCAGCCCAGACAGGCGGTGAGCAGCACCCAGGCCCCGGCGCCGAAGTAGGTGTCCGCGGCGTAGCGGATGAGGCCGCCCTCCCGCAGCAGGCAGCGCTCGATCTCCTCGACCGTCGCCCGCATCCGGGGGTCGTCCTCGGTCACCAGGCCGAAGGGGGTGGAGACCCACAACAGCGAGGCGTCCACGGCCGGGTTGCCGATGAACTTGACGAAGCGCCCCTCGAAGACGCACTCCTGTAGCACCACCTCCCGCACCGCGCGGGCGGCCTCGAGGGCAAAGGGGAAGTAGCGCCCCATCGCCTCGAGGCCCCCGTAGACGGAAGCCAGGGTCGAGGTGTGCAGCCGGTAGGGGTTCTCCTCCCAGGCGTCGTAGCAGGGCTCGGCCCAGAAGCGGCTGAGGTAGCGGGTGGCGAGCTCGGGGGGCAGCGCCCCGCCGAGGCCGGCCAGGTGCTGCCCCAACGCCCACAGCCACTGCCCGTAGCCGTCGAGTTGGGTGTTGGGCCAGCCGTCGTCGAGCCAGTCCCCCTCGAGGCTGAAGCGGGTGGGCAGCAGGTGCTCGGGGGGGATCGCCTCCCCGCGCTCGGCCCGCGCCAGCAGGGCCTCGACGTGGGGGCGGTGGGCCTCGAGGGTGCGCGCCACCCAGCGGTGGAAGGCCCGGGCCTGCTCGCGGGCGCCGGCCAGGTCGGCCGCGTGGGCGGTGAAGGCCCCGTCGCGCAGCCAGCAGTGGGGGTACTGCGAGAAATTGGGGCTCGCCGGGAAGGCGCCCGAGGGGTGCTGGGCGCCGAGGATGACCCGCAGGTCGCTGTGCATCGTCATGCCGCTACCCTTTCAGCCCCGAGACGGTCACGCCCTCCACCACCCAGCGCTGGGCGAGGAGGAAGACCACTACCATCGGGATCACCGCGATCACCGTCCCCGCCATCACCAGGTTCCACTGGGTCTGGCCGGGGTAGAGCCCCTGCAGCGTGGCCAGGGCCAGCGGCAGGGTCATGAGCCGGGGGTCGTTGACGATGAGCAAGGGCCACAGGAAGCTGTTCCAGGAGGCCATGAAGCTGAACACGCCCAGGGTGGCCAGGGCCGGGCCCGACAGCGGAAGCATCACCCGGGCGAAGGTGGTGAAGGTGCTGGCCCCGTCGAGCACGGCGGCCTCCTCGAGCTCCCCCGGCAGCGCCAGGAAGAACTGGCGCATCAAGAAGGTGCCGAAGGCGCCGAAGAGGGCGGGGACCACCAGCCCCCAGTAGGAGTTGGTCCAGCCCAGGGCCTTGACCACGATGAACAGCGGCGTCACCGTCACCGCGAAGGGCACCATCAGCGTGGCGAGGTAGGCCGCGAAGAGCAGGTCGCGCCCGGCGAAGCGGAAGCGGGCGAAGGCGTAGCCCGACATCGAGCTCACCACGAGCTGGCCCAGCGTGGTGGCCGCCGCCACCAGCAGGGTGTTGAGGAAGACCCGGACGATGGGGAAGCTCCGGGCCACCTCCCGGTAGGCCTCGAGGGTTGGCTCGCGGGGCAGGAGCTCGGGCGGCAGGCTCAGCACCGCGCTGGCGGGCTTGAGCGAGGTCGAGAGCATCCACAAGAAGGGCAGCAGCATGACCACCGCCCCCAGCCCCGCCAGCAGCGTCAGCCCCCAGCGGGCCCAGTCCGGCCGGGCGCGCCGCCCCGCCGCCCGCCCGGGGCGCCGCAGCGTCACAGCGCCCTCCGCTACAGGCGGGTGAGCGCCCAGGAGCTGAGGAAGATCAGCGCGAAGAGGAACCACGACATCGCCGCCGCGTAGCCCATCTGGCTGTAGGAGAAGGCGTTCTTGACGATGCGCTCCACCAGCACCGTCGTCGCCCCGGCCGGGCCGCCGCCGGTCATGACGTAGACCTGGTCGAATACCTGGAAGGAGTTGATGAGGCTGACGGTGAGGGCGAAGTAGAGCGCAGGGGCTAGCAGGGGCAGCGTCACGTAGCGCAGCCGCGCCGCCCCGCCCGCCCCGTCGATGGCGGCGGCCTCGTAGTACTCGCGCGGGATGTTCTGCAGCCCCGCCAGCAGGATCGCCATCACGAAGCCGATGTCCTTCCACACGCTGGTGAGCACCACCGCCGGCATGGCCCAGCCCGGGTCGAAGAGCCAGGCCGGGCCCGCCACCCCGGCCAGGCCCAGCAGGTGGTTGACCAGGCCGTAGCCCGGGTTGAGCAGCCACTTCCACACCAGCGCCACCGCCACCCAGGCCGTCACTACCGGCAGGAAGTAGACCGCGCGGAAGAAGCCCCGCCCGGGGATGCGGGCGTTGAGCGCCAGGGCCGCCCCCAGGCCGCACAGCATCACCAGCGGGATGTAGCCCAGCAGGAAGCCGAAGGTGTGCCGCAGGGCCCGCCAGAACTCGGGGTCGGCCCACAGGGCGCGGAAGTTGGCCAGCCCCACGAACTCGGGCGGGGTGAGCAGGTCCCAGCGGGCGAAGGCCAGGCCCAGCGAGGCCAGGATGGGCCCCATCACGAACAGCGCCGTCCCCAGCAGGCTCGGCCCCAGGAAGAGGGCCAGGGTGAGGGTGCGCCGCCAGCCGCGCTCGTACACCCTAGCCCTCCCAGCCCCGGGCCGCCTCGAGCAGTTGCCCCAGCCGGGGGCTGTCGGCCCGGACGAAGACCGGGATGCGCTCCAGCGGCGCCGGCACGCTCAGGCCCCGGCCGCCCGTGAAGCGGGCGCCGGACCACAGGTAGACCCACTCCCCCGGCGGCAGCCGCACCGCCCGGCTCGAGGCCCCCTTCTCCACCACCGGCGCCACCAGCAGGTCGCGGCCGAAGAGGTAGGCGTAGGGGTCGCCCGCCAGGAAGTCGTGGGCCTGGGGGTAGGCCAGGGCGGGGTAGCGCATCAGGGGCAACCCCAGCGCCGCAGCGGCCTCGGCGTGGAGGTAGTCGAGCAGGCGCATCCTCAGCCGGGCGTAGCGGCGGAAGACCTCCAGCGCCCGCGGGTCGCCGTGGCGGGCGGCGACGTTCCAGGGGCTGCGGTCGCGGTCGTCGGCGGAGGCGTGCAGCTCGGAGTGGTACTGCATCACGGGGCAGAAGGCCGCCATCGCCGCCGAGCGCAGGTAGAGCTCGGCGGTGGGGATCTCGCCGCTGAAGCCGCCGATGTCCCAGCCCCAGATCGACACCCCGCACACCCCCGCCGACAGCCCGGCCAGGATCGAGGCCTTGAAGGCGCTCCAGGTGCTGTTCTCGTCGCCGGCCCAGTGGGCGGGGTAGCGCTGGGCGCCGGTGTAGCCGGCGCGGGAGAAGGTCAGGCTGTCGCCGGGGCGGCGCTCCTGCAGAAAGCGGTGGTAGGCGCCGACGTAGACGTTGGGGTAGGCGTTGTAGAGCTCCAGGCCGCGCCGCCCGTCGTGCGCGCGCAGGTCGCGGCCCCACAGGTGCTCGCCGCCGTCGGTCTTGAAGCCGTCGATGCCGAGCTCGAGCAGGTGCTCGCGCTTGGCGAACCACCACGCACAGGCCTCGGGGTTGCTGAAGTCGAAGACGTGGCTGTCGGTGAACCACCAGCCCTTGTTGCGGTAGGGGGTGCCGTCGGCGTTCTGGATCACGAAGCCCCGCTCGAGGGCGTAGGCCACATCGGCGTCGTGCTGGGGGTGGGGGTGGCCGGCGTGCTTGAGCACCGGGATCTGCCACAGCAGCACCCGCACGCCGTGGCGGTGGCACTCCTCGATGAGGCCCTTGGGGTCGGGCCAGCGCCCGCCGAAGCGGAAGTCCTGCGCGTGCAGCGCCCCCGCCCCGTCGGTAGGGGTGTACTCGGCGTCGTTGAAGACGTAGAAGGTGGTCTCGTCGCTCCAGGCCTCCAGCACCAGCACCGTCGCGGGGACCCCCTCCTCGAGCGTGCGTCGCAGCACTGCCTCCGCCTTGGCCTGCGAGTTCCAGGTGTTGGCCGAGATCCACGGGCCGAAGGCCCACTTCGGCGGCACCGCCGCAGGGCCGGTGAGGCGCACGAAGGCCCGGGTCACGCCGTAGGGCTCCTCGGCCACGATCACGTGCAGCGGCAGGGTCGCGGCGGGGGCGGGGAGCTTCTCGAGCGTGAGCGTGCCCGCGCCGAGGTCGAAGTGGCTGGGCTCCTCGGCGGCCAGCCACAGCCCGTAGCCGGCCGAGGAGAGCAGGAAGGGCACCGGCAGGTAGGTGCGCGGGCCCTGCTCCTTGTACTCCTCGTAGACCCGCACGTCGTAGCGCTCGCCCGCCTCGAGGGCGGTAAAGCGTTCGCCCAGCCCGTAGAGGCTCTCTCCCGCCCTGGGCGTGAGGGCGCAGCGCAGCCGGGTCACCCGCCCGTCCTCCAGCGCCAGCCAGCCCAGCCGCGCCGAGCCGCGGTAAGCCCCGGCCGGCCCGCGCACCTCCAGGGCCAGCGTGGCGAGGTCCAGCCGCACCTCCACCCCCTCCGCTGCCACCCGCAGGGCGCCGCCGGCCTCCTCGGCCGTGCAGGGCAGGCCCTCCAGGGGGGGCGGCTCGAGGTCCCCCACGCGGAAATCCGCCCGGCACACCCCGGCCAGGGGGAAGCTCAGGGCCAGCGTGGCGCGGGCCCCCGCCTCGCCCGCGAGCTCGAGCCGGACCTCGCCGGGCCCGGCGCGCACGCCGAGGCAGCGGTCGGCCTCGAGCCAGCGCCCGACCTCGAAGCAGAAGGGCGCGCTGTGCCCGGCGGCGGTGGCCAGGGTGTAGGTGTGCCTCCCCGAGACGGCGGCGCCGAGGTCGGCG
This genomic interval from Meiothermus sp. Pnk-1 contains the following:
- a CDS encoding carbohydrate ABC transporter permease, with the translated sequence MTLRRPGRAAGRRARPDWARWGLTLLAGLGAVVMLLPFLWMLSTSLKPASAVLSLPPELLPREPTLEAYREVARSFPIVRVFLNTLLVAAATTLGQLVVSSMSGYAFARFRFAGRDLLFAAYLATLMVPFAVTVTPLFIVVKALGWTNSYWGLVVPALFGAFGTFLMRQFFLALPGELEEAAVLDGASTFTTFARVMLPLSGPALATLGVFSFMASWNSFLWPLLIVNDPRLMTLPLALATLQGLYPGQTQWNLVMAGTVIAVIPMVVVFLLAQRWVVEGVTVSGLKG
- a CDS encoding TIM-barrel domain-containing protein — its product is MILHLPNGHDDPYRPLPVERTPRDPEPGERVQVSFRTDPDVAEAWVLFAGERLEAQPLGEGYWTADLGAAVSGRHTYTLATAAGHSAPFCFEVGRWLEADRCLGVRAGPGEVRLELAGEAGARATLALSFPLAGVCRADFRVGDLEPPPLEGLPCTAEEAGGALRVAAEGVEVRLDLATLALEVRGPAGAYRGSARLGWLALEDGRVTRLRCALTPRAGESLYGLGERFTALEAGERYDVRVYEEYKEQGPRTYLPVPFLLSSAGYGLWLAAEEPSHFDLGAGTLTLEKLPAPAATLPLHVIVAEEPYGVTRAFVRLTGPAAVPPKWAFGPWISANTWNSQAKAEAVLRRTLEEGVPATVLVLEAWSDETTFYVFNDAEYTPTDGAGALHAQDFRFGGRWPDPKGLIEECHRHGVRVLLWQIPVLKHAGHPHPQHDADVAYALERGFVIQNADGTPYRNKGWWFTDSHVFDFSNPEACAWWFAKREHLLELGIDGFKTDGGEHLWGRDLRAHDGRRGLELYNAYPNVYVGAYHRFLQERRPGDSLTFSRAGYTGAQRYPAHWAGDENSTWSAFKASILAGLSAGVCGVSIWGWDIGGFSGEIPTAELYLRSAAMAAFCPVMQYHSELHASADDRDRSPWNVAARHGDPRALEVFRRYARLRMRLLDYLHAEAAAALGLPLMRYPALAYPQAHDFLAGDPYAYLFGRDLLVAPVVEKGASSRAVRLPPGEWVYLWSGARFTGGRGLSVPAPLERIPVFVRADSPRLGQLLEAARGWEG
- a CDS encoding carbohydrate ABC transporter permease — its product is MYERGWRRTLTLALFLGPSLLGTALFVMGPILASLGLAFARWDLLTPPEFVGLANFRALWADPEFWRALRHTFGFLLGYIPLVMLCGLGAALALNARIPGRGFFRAVYFLPVVTAWVAVALVWKWLLNPGYGLVNHLLGLAGVAGPAWLFDPGWAMPAVVLTSVWKDIGFVMAILLAGLQNIPREYYEAAAIDGAGGAARLRYVTLPLLAPALYFALTVSLINSFQVFDQVYVMTGGGPAGATTVLVERIVKNAFSYSQMGYAAAMSWFLFALIFLSSWALTRL